From Bacillus sp. FSL K6-3431, the proteins below share one genomic window:
- a CDS encoding SRPBCC family protein codes for MPIIRHEQFIQAPVNVCFDLARNVNIHTKTTSNTNEKIVGGVTEGLLEKGDIVTWEAVHFGIKQRLTAQVIQMEKPNMFVDIMLKGAFSSFIHTHQFVEKASSTLMIDTFDYMSPFGPVGIIADKLFLEKYMNEFIISRAKELKRIAENIN; via the coding sequence ATGCCTATTATAAGACATGAGCAATTTATCCAAGCACCTGTGAATGTCTGCTTTGACCTTGCAAGAAACGTAAATATACATACTAAAACTACGTCTAATACAAATGAAAAAATTGTCGGTGGAGTGACAGAGGGTTTATTAGAAAAAGGAGATATTGTCACTTGGGAAGCCGTTCATTTTGGTATTAAGCAAAGACTAACTGCTCAAGTAATACAAATGGAGAAGCCTAATATGTTTGTAGATATTATGCTAAAGGGAGCTTTTAGTTCTTTCATTCATACACACCAATTTGTAGAAAAAGCATCTAGCACGTTAATGATTGACACATTTGACTATATGTCTCCTTTTGGTCCAGTTGGCATAATAGCTGACAAATTGTTTTTGGAGAAATATATGAATGAATTTATCATCTCCCGAGCGAAAGAACTAAAAAGGATTGCAGAAAATATAAATTAG
- the nikR gene encoding nickel-responsive transcriptional regulator NikR, which translates to MEDSILKRFGVSMEGHLLRKFDDLVKHKGYENRSEAVRDLVRDALIQHSWEKDEQVVAGSILLFYNHHQKNLLEELTKIQHSMHDNILATTHFHLNHASCLELIIVKGVAKDIQQLSNQLTSLKGVDYGKFTIAPVEKI; encoded by the coding sequence ATGGAGGATTCTATATTAAAAAGATTTGGGGTATCGATGGAGGGGCATTTGCTCCGAAAATTTGATGATTTGGTCAAACATAAGGGATACGAAAACCGATCTGAAGCTGTTCGAGACCTTGTCCGGGATGCTCTTATCCAACATTCATGGGAAAAGGATGAACAAGTTGTTGCAGGAAGCATTCTTTTATTTTATAACCATCATCAGAAAAATTTATTAGAGGAACTTACAAAAATCCAACATAGCATGCATGATAATATTTTGGCTACAACGCATTTTCATCTAAATCATGCAAGTTGTCTTGAGCTCATTATCGTAAAAGGAGTAGCAAAAGACATACAACAGCTCAGCAATCAATTAACCAGTTTAAAAGGAGTAGATTACGGAAAGTTTACAATAGCACCAGTTGAAAAAATATAA